The stretch of DNA GCCGTTAGTTTTATTGCTGCATTTTTCCTGGGATTACCGGTGAGCTTCAGCGCGCTGTTCTCGATTATTGTACTTATTCCAACAGCCGTGCTATTTATCGCAATCGGGCTGCTGGCGGGCAGTATATTCAATGACAAGCAGGTTGGGGGGATTTGTGGAGCGCTGTTAACTAACCTTAGCGCTTGGCTTAGCGGTACGTGGTTTGATCTGAACCTAGTTGGCGGCTGGTTCAAAGAAATTGCTTATCTACTGCCTTTTGCGCATGCAGTGGAAGCAGGGAGAGCAGCCCTTTCAGGAAATTACTCATTGATCTTTCCTCATCTGTGGTGGGTCATAGGTTACGCGGTTGCGATCACAATTATAGCTATCCTTGCGTTCAAGAGGAAAATGGATGGCGACAACGAATAATCGTTTGAAAGTCAACTTAAGTTTGTGCTACGATAGACTTAACTTAAACGAGAGGAGTGGGAGGATGGATATTTCTTGCTAAGGATATAAAACAATAATGCGATTTTTTTTCGCATGTTTTAATCTTTATGCAAGAAAGTTACTTCATCTTTTCACTCCTAGAATATATCCATATCTGATGCCTTACTTAAGGTCAGTCGGGTTGCTGTATATTTGGGCTGCAGGAAAGTTGTAACTTTCTTGCAGCCTTTAATTTTTGCGCTAGGAGGTTACCTCTCATGTCACTAATCCAAGTTAGCAACCTGACCTTTGCTTATGACGGCAGCTATGACAATATTT from Paenibacillus sp. CAA11 encodes:
- a CDS encoding ABC transporter permease, giving the protein MKSLAFATRNRKEMVRDPLNLAFGIGFPLVILLLLSALQANSEVELYVIDQLVPGVAVFGLSFISLFSGMLIAKDRGSSFLMRLFTAPLGASEYILGYTLPLIPMAILQIAVSFIAAFFLGLPVSFSALFSIIVLIPTAVLFIAIGLLAGSIFNDKQVGGICGALLTNLSAWLSGTWFDLNLVGGWFKEIAYLLPFAHAVEAGRAALSGNYSLIFPHLWWVIGYAVAITIIAILAFKRKMDGDNE